Proteins from a genomic interval of Capsicum annuum cultivar UCD-10X-F1 chromosome 4, UCD10Xv1.1, whole genome shotgun sequence:
- the LOC107868199 gene encoding vacuolar protein sorting-associated protein 35A produces MIPNGVEDEEKFLSAGISGIQQNAFYMHRALDSNNLKDALKYSAQMLSELRTSRLSPHKYYELYMRAFDELRKLEIFFKEETTRGCSIVELYELVQHAGNILPRLYLLCTVGSVYIKSKEAPAKDILKDLVEMCRGIQHPLRGLFLRSYLSQVSKDKLPDIGSEYEGDADTVVDAVEFVLQNFTEMNKLWVRMQHQGPAREKEKREKERSELRDLVGKNLHVLSQIEGIDLEMYKETVLPRILEQVVNCKDEIAQGYLMDCIIQVFPDEYHLQTLETLLGACPQLQPSVDIKMVLARLMERLSNYAALSTDVLPEFFQVEAFAKLNSAIGKVIEAQEDMPIAGVVTLYSSLLTFTLYVHPDRLDYVDQILGACVKKLSGKGKLKDSKATKQIVALLSAPLEKYKDIDTALKLSNFPHVMEHLDGATSKEMANVLIQTILKSKTCISTAEKVDALFELMKGLLRDLDENLPDELDEEDFKEEQNSVSRLIQMLHNDDPEEMLKIICTVNKHIVTGGPKRLPFTVPALIFNSLKLVRRLQNQDENAPEEEASTIPKKIFQILNQIIEALSSVPVPELALRLYLECAEAANDSDLEPVAYEFFTQAYILYEEEISDSKAQVTAIQLIIGTLQRMHIFGVENRDTLTHKATGYSAKLLKKPDQCKAVYSCAHLFWVDDQDSIKDGERVLLCLKRALRIANAAQQMSNATRGSSGSVLLFIEILNKYLYFYEKGVTQITVASIQSLIELITTEMQSENKTADPAAEALLASTLRYIQFQKDKGGAVGEKYESIKS; encoded by the exons ATATGCGAGCATTTGATGAATTGAGAAAGTTAGAAATTTTCTTCAAGGAGGAGACTACACGGGGTTGCTCAATTGTTGAGCTGTATGAACTCGTGCAGCATGCTGGTAACATTTTGCCTAGACT GTATCTACTTTGCACAGTGGGATCTGTGTACATCAAATCCAAGGAGGCTCCTGCCAAGGATATCCTTAAAGATCTGGTTGAAATGTGCCGTGGTATACAGCATCCTTTACGTGGACTCTTTCTGAGGAGTTACCTTTCCCAAGTCAGCAAGGATAAATTACCTGATATAGGTTCTGAGTATGAAGG TGATGCTGACACCGTTGTGGATGCTGTAGAGTTTGTTCTCCAAAATTTCACGGAAATGAACAAACTCTGGGTTAGAATGCAACATCAG GGACCTGCTCGGGAAAAGGAGAAACGTGAAAAAGAAAGGAGCGAGCTTCGTGATCTT GTCGGGAAGAACCTGCATGTTCTCAGTCAAATTGAGGGTATCGACCTTGAGATGTACAAAGAGACGGTGCTTCCAAGAATTTTAGAGCAG GTTGTCAACTGTAAAGATGAGATTGCTCAGGGCTATTTGATGGATTGCATAATTCAAGTCTTTCCTGATGAATACCACCTACAGACTCTTGAAACGTTATTGGGTGCTTGTCCCCAGCTTCAG CCGTCCGTTGATATCAAAATGGTGCTTGCTCGGCTAATGGAAAGGCTCTCGAACTATGCTGCTTTAAGTACTGAT GTGCTACCTGAATTTTTCCAAGTGGAAGCTTTTGCAAAACTAAATAGTGCTATCGGGAAG GTGATAGAAGCCCAAGAAGACATGCCTATAGCTGGAGTTGTGACTTTATATTCATCCCTTTTAACTTTTACTCTTTATGTCCACCCGGATCGCCTTGATTATGTGGATCAGATTTTG GGTGCATGCGTTAAGAAACTTTCTGGTAAAGGAAAGCTCAAAGACAGTAAAGCAACAAAACAGATTGTGGCCCTTCTAAGTGCTCCACTGGAGAAATATAAGGATATTGATACCGCATTAAAGCTTTCAAATTTTCCTCATGTTATGGAGCACCTTGATGGTGCAACTAGCAAAGAGATGGCTAATGTTTTAATTCAGACTATTCTGAAAAGTAAAACTTGCATCTCAACAGCTGAAAAG GTAGATGCTCTTTTTGAATTAATGAAAGGACTTCTCAGAGATTTGGATGAGAATCTTCCTGATGAG CTTGACGAAGAAGATTTCAAGGAGGAGCAGAATTCTGTTTCACGGCTTATTCAAATGCTTCACAATGATGACCCTGAAGAGATGCTGAAG ATAATTTGCACTGTGAATAAGCATATTGTGACAGGAGGACCAAAGAGGCTTCCCTTTACAGTCCCTGCCCTCATTTTTAATTCTCTTAAG tTGGTAAGGCGACTGCAAAACCAAGATGAAAATGCTCCAGAGGAAGAGGCGTCTACTATACCTAAgaaaatttttcagattttaaatcAG ATAATTGAGGCTCTCTCAAGTGTTCCAGTACCTGAACTAGCTCTAAGGTTGTACCTGGAGTGTGCTGAG GCTGCCAATGACTCTGACCTAGAGCCTGTTGCCTACGAATTCTTCACCCAAGCGTATATACTATACGAAGAAGAAATTTCG GACTCCAAAGCACAGGTGACTGCAATACAATTAATAATAGGGACTCTACAGAGAATGCACATCTTTGGTGTTGAGAACAGGGACACGTTAACGCACAAGGCTACAGGG TACTCGGCTAAACTCCTGAAGAAGCCTGATCAGTGCAAAGCTGTCTACTCTTGTGCACATCTTTTCTGGGTTGATGACCAGGACAGCATCAAGGATGGAGAGAG GGTTTTGCTTTGCTTAAAACGGGCCTTAAGGATTGCAAATGCTGCTCAACAAATGTCGAATGCAACCCGAGGCAGCAGTGGATCGGTTTTGCTCTTTATAGAAATTCTAAACAA gtacttgtatttctatGAGAAGGGGGTCACACAGATCACCGTTGCATCTATCCAGAGCCTAATTGAGCTAATAACAACTGAAATGCAAAGTGAAAATAAAACAGCCGATCCTGCTGCAGAAGCTTTACTCGCAAGCACATTGCGCTATATCCAGTTCCAGAAGGATAAAGGTGGTGCAGTTGGTGAGAAGTACGAATCCATCAAGTCTTGA